The following coding sequences are from one Rattus rattus isolate New Zealand chromosome 11, Rrattus_CSIRO_v1, whole genome shotgun sequence window:
- the Hormad2 gene encoding HORMA domain-containing protein 2 isoform X3 yields the protein MDFDSSSTSFESGAHSKDVKKACSLLIRQLYVLMQNLGPLPNDVILTMKLHYYNSVTPHDYQPPGFKEGVNSHFLLFEGEPVSLQMGSVSSDFHSMKLKVTTEATRMLDGENSVGQDDSTTGIAPQGIDCVSQDNGTTEIAHQGLDWDEEEEASSSQVRPTFSDPSLLHLNIVTFPVCI from the exons ATGGACTTTGACAG CAGCAGCACGAGCTTTGAAAGTGGGGCACACAGTAAAGATGTTAAGAAAGCCTGCTCCCTACTCATCCGCCAGTTGTATGTCCTGATGCAGAACCTTGGACCCCTTCCTAATGATGTCATACTCACTATGAAACTCCACTATTATAACTCAG TGACCCCACATGATTACCAACCCCCTggttttaaagaaggggtgaattCACACTTCCTGTTGTTTGAGGGTGAGCCCGTGAGCCTTCAAATGGGTTCagtctcctctgactttcacagcaTGAAATTAAAAGTCACAACTGAGGCCACCAGAATGCTCGATGGGGAGAACAGTGTCGGTCAGGACGACAGTACTACTGGGATAGCCCCTCAGGGTATAGACTGTGTCAGTCAGGACAACGGCACTACTGAGATAGCCCATCAGGGTCTAGActgggatgaggaagaggaggcctcCAGCAGCCAAGTAAGGCCAACTTTTAGTGATCCTTCATTGCTTCACTTAAACATAGTGACATTTCCAGTTTGTATTTAG